A single window of Nicotiana sylvestris chromosome 3, ASM39365v2, whole genome shotgun sequence DNA harbors:
- the LOC104213578 gene encoding endo-1,4-beta-xylanase 5-like isoform X2 — protein MCKLYPEKPLYGGGILKDKFPEFQGFTAPDEKTVHLPVFRLQDITPGTIYSFSTWIKLKNADSALITVSVGDKDSEELCVGTVDAKPGCWSFLKGGFVASKLNLSSIYFKNSDQEDLEIEIASASLQPFTEQQWALNQQTKINIARKRAVTIHVSNKQGVRLEGASLTIEQVSKDFLLGSAIAYTFIGNTPYQNWFLERFNAAVFEDEIKWYTTEPKRGQLNYTLADQLLEFVRRNQITVRGHNIFWEDPKYTPGWVQNLTDPELKSAVNSRIQSLMSKYKDEFVHWDVNNELLHFDFYEQRLGPNATLEFYRTVHQQDPLATLFLNEFNVVENCDSKSTVDKYISKIRELKEDGMSMDGIGLEGHFGVPNRPRIRATLDKLATLGLPIWLTEVDISDTFSKETQAIYLEQVLREAFSHPAVDGIMLWTAIRRNKCYRMCLTDPDLNNLPTGDVVDKLLKEWETGVLKGQTDARGSYSFYGFLGDYKVTASYGGKVVDAAFSLSRSEETKHFSIQL, from the exons ATG TGCAAACTTTACCCGGAGAAGCCACTCTATGGCGGCGGAATTTTGAAGGATAAGTTTCCGGAGTTTCAGGGATTTACAGCGCCGGATGAAAAGACTGTCCATTTACCTGTTTTCAGATTACAGGATATCACCCCTGGAACCATTTATTCTTTTTCCA CTTGGATTAAGCTAAAAAATGCAGATTCTGCTCTCATAACAGTAAGCGTAGGTGACAAAGATTCTGAAGAACTATGTGTAGGCACTGTGGATGCTAAGCCTGGTTGCTGGTCCTTCCTCAAGGGTGGATTTGTAGCTTCTAAACTTAATTTATCTTCCATTTATTTCAAG AATTCAGATCAAGAAGATCTGGAAATAGAGATTGCTAGTGCTTCATTGCAGCCTTTTACTGAGCAACAATGGGCGTTAAATCAGCAAACAAAAATTAACATT GCAAGGAAGCGCGCTGTTACTATTCACGTCTCAAATAAACAAGGAGTTAGACTTGAAGGTGCATCACTAACAATAGAACAAGTTTCCAAAGATTTCCTCCTTGGATCTGCTATTGCATATACCTTTATTGGTAATACCCCCTACCAG AACTGGTTTCTTGAGCGATTCAACGCTGCAGTTTTTGAAGATGAAATCAAGTGGTACACCACAGAGCCCAAACGCGGTCAACTTAACTATACTCTAGCAGATCAGTTGCTGGAATTTGTTCGAAGAAACCAGATCACGGTCAGAGGTCACAATATTTTCTGGGAGGACCCAAAATATACACCAGGTTGGGTTCAAAATCTTACAGATCCTGAGCTGAAATCAGCTGTTAACTCAAGGATTCAGAGTCTTATGAGTAAATACAAAGATGAATTTGTTCACTGGGATGTTAACAATGAACTGCTTCACTTTGATTTTTATGAGCAAAGGCTGGGACCAAATGCCACATTGGAATTTTACAGGACAGTTCACCAACAAGATCCTTTAGCAACCTTGTTTCTCAATGAATTCAATGTGGTAGAAAATTGTGATTCTAAGTCCACCGTAGACAAATATATTTCAAAGATCAGGGAGCTCAAAGAAGACGGCATGTCAATGGATGGAATTGGCCTTGAGGGTCATTTTGGAGTCCCCAATCGGCCTCGAATAAGAGCTACTTTAGATAAATTAGCAACATTGGGGCTTCCCATTTGGCTCACAGAAGTTGATATCAGTGATACATTTAGCAAGGAAACACAG GCTATTTATTTGGAACAAGTATTGAGGGAGGCTTTCTCGCATCCAGCTGTGGATGGGATAATGCTGTGGACTGCCATAAGGAGAAACAAATGTTACAGAATGTGCCTTACAGATCCAGATTTAAATAACCTACCAACTGGTGATGTAGTGGACAAACTTCTGAAGGAGTGGGAAACTGGGGTTCTGAAGGGCCAAACAGATGCGCGTGGTTCTTACAGCTTCTATGGCTTCCTTGGTGATTACAAAGTTACAGCTAGTTATGGAGGTAAAGTTGTGGATGCAGCATTCTCGCTTAGTCGGAGCGAAGAGACTAAGCATTTTAGCATTCAGCTGTGA
- the LOC104213578 gene encoding endo-1,4-beta-xylanase 5-like isoform X1, with the protein MKRMRGHSIICLSFFYWVLSVSVPPLVSPYDGPLYDSCAFTECKLYPEKPLYGGGILKDKFPEFQGFTAPDEKTVHLPVFRLQDITPGTIYSFSTWIKLKNADSALITVSVGDKDSEELCVGTVDAKPGCWSFLKGGFVASKLNLSSIYFKNSDQEDLEIEIASASLQPFTEQQWALNQQTKINIARKRAVTIHVSNKQGVRLEGASLTIEQVSKDFLLGSAIAYTFIGNTPYQNWFLERFNAAVFEDEIKWYTTEPKRGQLNYTLADQLLEFVRRNQITVRGHNIFWEDPKYTPGWVQNLTDPELKSAVNSRIQSLMSKYKDEFVHWDVNNELLHFDFYEQRLGPNATLEFYRTVHQQDPLATLFLNEFNVVENCDSKSTVDKYISKIRELKEDGMSMDGIGLEGHFGVPNRPRIRATLDKLATLGLPIWLTEVDISDTFSKETQAIYLEQVLREAFSHPAVDGIMLWTAIRRNKCYRMCLTDPDLNNLPTGDVVDKLLKEWETGVLKGQTDARGSYSFYGFLGDYKVTASYGGKVVDAAFSLSRSEETKHFSIQL; encoded by the exons ATGAAGAGAATGAGGGGTCATTCCATCATTTGCCTCTCTTTTTTCTATTGGGTCCTCTCTGTTTCTGTGCCTCCCCTCGTTTCACCGTATG ATGGGCCACTCTATGATTCTTGCGCTTTCACCGAG TGCAAACTTTACCCGGAGAAGCCACTCTATGGCGGCGGAATTTTGAAGGATAAGTTTCCGGAGTTTCAGGGATTTACAGCGCCGGATGAAAAGACTGTCCATTTACCTGTTTTCAGATTACAGGATATCACCCCTGGAACCATTTATTCTTTTTCCA CTTGGATTAAGCTAAAAAATGCAGATTCTGCTCTCATAACAGTAAGCGTAGGTGACAAAGATTCTGAAGAACTATGTGTAGGCACTGTGGATGCTAAGCCTGGTTGCTGGTCCTTCCTCAAGGGTGGATTTGTAGCTTCTAAACTTAATTTATCTTCCATTTATTTCAAG AATTCAGATCAAGAAGATCTGGAAATAGAGATTGCTAGTGCTTCATTGCAGCCTTTTACTGAGCAACAATGGGCGTTAAATCAGCAAACAAAAATTAACATT GCAAGGAAGCGCGCTGTTACTATTCACGTCTCAAATAAACAAGGAGTTAGACTTGAAGGTGCATCACTAACAATAGAACAAGTTTCCAAAGATTTCCTCCTTGGATCTGCTATTGCATATACCTTTATTGGTAATACCCCCTACCAG AACTGGTTTCTTGAGCGATTCAACGCTGCAGTTTTTGAAGATGAAATCAAGTGGTACACCACAGAGCCCAAACGCGGTCAACTTAACTATACTCTAGCAGATCAGTTGCTGGAATTTGTTCGAAGAAACCAGATCACGGTCAGAGGTCACAATATTTTCTGGGAGGACCCAAAATATACACCAGGTTGGGTTCAAAATCTTACAGATCCTGAGCTGAAATCAGCTGTTAACTCAAGGATTCAGAGTCTTATGAGTAAATACAAAGATGAATTTGTTCACTGGGATGTTAACAATGAACTGCTTCACTTTGATTTTTATGAGCAAAGGCTGGGACCAAATGCCACATTGGAATTTTACAGGACAGTTCACCAACAAGATCCTTTAGCAACCTTGTTTCTCAATGAATTCAATGTGGTAGAAAATTGTGATTCTAAGTCCACCGTAGACAAATATATTTCAAAGATCAGGGAGCTCAAAGAAGACGGCATGTCAATGGATGGAATTGGCCTTGAGGGTCATTTTGGAGTCCCCAATCGGCCTCGAATAAGAGCTACTTTAGATAAATTAGCAACATTGGGGCTTCCCATTTGGCTCACAGAAGTTGATATCAGTGATACATTTAGCAAGGAAACACAG GCTATTTATTTGGAACAAGTATTGAGGGAGGCTTTCTCGCATCCAGCTGTGGATGGGATAATGCTGTGGACTGCCATAAGGAGAAACAAATGTTACAGAATGTGCCTTACAGATCCAGATTTAAATAACCTACCAACTGGTGATGTAGTGGACAAACTTCTGAAGGAGTGGGAAACTGGGGTTCTGAAGGGCCAAACAGATGCGCGTGGTTCTTACAGCTTCTATGGCTTCCTTGGTGATTACAAAGTTACAGCTAGTTATGGAGGTAAAGTTGTGGATGCAGCATTCTCGCTTAGTCGGAGCGAAGAGACTAAGCATTTTAGCATTCAGCTGTGA